The genomic region aataaaactaattGTTTACAATATGATTACATCATGCGTTCACTGGCAAGaagcaaagaagggagagagggaggaaaacgtCAGGCAAAACCAAGCCTCTTCTGGCACTAAAAAGAGCATCACTCAAGGTGAGATCTAAATAATCTGTTCAATTTGTTGGATATTTACTAGCATCCTTGGGGAAGGAGTGTGCGTCAGAGCCACATTTTTTTAGTTTGCACCTTAGATGAAGTTCTACAGACAATCCGAATTCCAGTGTAACAGAATAAAAGGTTTTTGTCCATGTGAGTTCCTCTCTATAGGTTCAGAGACAAAATGCTAATACTTAGGGTATACAGAACTCTATTTTACCCACACAAAGGACCCCAAGTTGCCTCTCTTGGAGCCTCTTTTGTAGGCAGGGTGTAAATAAACAGGACTGTGACCCTGTGATTTTCTCTGTAACCCACATCAtacctcactcaaaaaataaacCTGCACAGACCATTTGTTTGATCAGATGATTTGCTTGGTCAGAGAAAGCCCAGGCATCATTCTTAGTAACTTTAGCCTTCTTTAGAAAAATTGCTGTTGTATGTAGCAATTGGCCCTTTCTCATCTATACCCCTATTCAATCCACTGCTGGAATTTGTACATGTCCCAGTGGCAGCACTTCCCACTTCCTGTCGTCTAGGTCTAAACAAGTAGAGGGGTCCAGAAAGTGACAGAGATGATGTACATTCTAAGTATCAGTGAGAAGAACCAAGACTTGAATTAATACAGTTACAGCAGCGTAGCTGTCATGTACATTACAGACttaaaaattccaatgatatacctttgaaaaaatatattacagcacatttttaattttacttgttcATGTATCTAGTTTTAATATATTGACTGCAATATTAAGAATTAGTTGTGTTTGTGTAAATCATTTCTCCCAGAGCTATAAGAGACTATAATTCCCATCAAATCATTTCTGTTATACACCTGCAAGCTATTTGTGTTGCATTCCTAATAAACAGCTCATTGTCTGAACTTGTAATAATTGGGTGAGCTTGGAACTcttaaatcaaaaataaactttctCTAGTTTTTTTAACCACTGAATACTTAACATGATTTACATCATCCTTCAGaatgtgacatttaaaataaagtttcttaTTAAGCAAACATGAACACAAAAGTAGGTCAGAAACAAGCCGTTTGAATTATGTTGACAATAGCACCACGTCTCCTCCAGTTGTTTCCGAGTCCTGACTATGGTTAGAGCTGATACCAGTGTCCGAGTCTGTGTCATTTGTATACAAGTTAAATACTCTTTGAGTCAAGGAAGGAACCTCCCCACTGCTGCTGGGGACCTCACATTCCTTCCCTCTGTTTTCCTTTAGTTGGCATCCATCTTTGTTGCTAACATGAAGTGAACTGAACTCCTTGGCCAGGAATTCATACTCTTTTGCTTTCATCTGAAGCAATGAGTCAGTGTATTTAATCTCTTTCTGGATGCCACTCAAGTGAGAGTGGATTTTCAAACCAGCTTTCATGCTTTTCTCCAAATCACActtaacattttctaaattagAGCTTTCAAGCTCACTTGCAGCGGCCCCTTCTGCGTCTTCATTTATCTCTGTGCAAACACTTTTtacctctttttctatttcagcAGAGAGCTTATCAATGAGCATTCTGTAATATGCTAATCTTTCCTCCAGGTGTACAATTCCATCACTTTCAGTCAGGTCGTCCAGAATCTGGTTTTCATCAGAAGGCAAGTCCAGCTTTTGCTCAACTTCACTGAAACTAGGCATTAAATATGCATCCTGGACATaattttctccatcattttctACCCTATCAAGGTGGAACTTAGCTTCACACTTTTCAATTTCCAGATCCAgctctttcattctcttgactTGCTGATGAATAGTGTGGTCCTGGGAAATAATCAGATGAACTAAGGTCTCCATACTATCTCGATCATGGGAAACGGTGTCCTGCTTAATTTTAGCCAGTTTCCGGAAAGTTTTTCTGactattcttttttgtttatctggtgGTAATGTCTTCATGTAATTTGCTGGACTGAGTTCCCACACTTTTTCCGTGTTTTGCACTAATTTGGCTTCAGCAGTCCGCCACAATGGAACTGGAAGGAAAGCATCTGCTTTAACCAAAACAAATTGCATATTGGGCTGCTCATCTCCCCAAGCTTTCCAAAGCTTCAGGATTCTAGTTAGTGGAGGAAGAACCCGTTCCGAGCCTCTCCACTTTTCTATGATGCAGTAATCACTGGGCTTCCCCAGCAGAAATCGTTTCTCTCCAAATGTAGCCTCATGTTCCTCAAGCAAAGCCTGGATGACATCAGCCGAGGTGGTGCGTTTAGTTAACCCACAGACAATCTTCTCTTCTTGGCAAACCCAAACCacaatttccttctcttctgaatcCATGTCTTTAGTGGGagatctgaaagaaaaacaaagtacatTATATTTCTGTCATCAGCTGTGTAAACTTAGAAACACGGTTTAGCTTTTTAATACCCTTTTCAGATCTTATCCTTCATCAGAGATGCATTTGGAGGCTGAGACTACACGTGAATCAGAAGTTttactgcaagaaaaaaaaatttaaaaaaatcaaggaaaatatcttaatttgcttttattcccTAGTGGGCTCTGGAAAGAGCAAATTGTCATCCAAGACAACTGAGGCTATTTTATCTATAGAAGTCAGCCACACTATAACTACAGTCAGAACTGCTAGAGTTAAGACAATACTCAAAGTGGAGATGAATAAGAGGAGATAAAATAAGACAGTTTTTGCTGGAGCCTTCAGACTAGACAAAGACCACGGAAGCATAGGTAGGAATGGTCGGATGATATTAGAGTCATAGGGCTAAAAATAGATCATTACTGAAAACAGTCATActtttgttcaacaaatgtttattacaCGCCAACCATATCTTCAGACATGTGCCAGACATGTCTGAAGATAACTAAAGACATAACAGTACACAAAGGAGAAGACAACACAGATATAAATGTGTAATTATTATAATAGCAGGTAGTGGTAAAtactaaacagaaaattaaacaggATGAAGGGACAGAGAATGActtggaagaaagagaagttcATTTTATTCAGAGTATTTAGGAGAGACTTCCTCTAAGAAGATGACCTTTGAATAGGGGCATAAGTTTTGAGGAGGCCATCAGAGACCTAAGGGAAGAATTCTAAGAGTGAACAGAAGGACAAGGGTCATGAAGCATGttctagagacagagagaaggcgAATGTAGTTggaggcttggggggggggggtggagttgctggagggagggaaaggtCAAATGATAGGTGATGAGATCTAGCAGAAATGCATATCCCATGATCAGGCATTTGGATTTTGTTCTAGTTCTAGTGAGAAGCCATGAGAAAGGCTTAAACAGAGGAGTTATGGTTAAAATTATGCTTTAAGTATACCTGGCTTGTTTAATGGAATGGActgtaaaaaaaagggggggggggcaaaagCAGAGACAGGAAGGCTTAGTTGAAAGCCTAGTGCAGAGATCTAAGGGGAACTGCCTGGACTAGGGTTTTAGCAGTAGAGGTATTAGGAAGTGGTCAGAGTTGGGACATATAGAGAAGTAAAGACTTGATAGTAATTTCCTTTGTAGCAGAgagggatggggaaaaaaaaaatcacttttctgaagaaaaaagagCCATAGAGGTAGTCAAAGAAACAAGGAAATTCCGTGGTTTCTGGGCCATACCCTGTAGAGAATTTTTACGATCATATTTCCATCATGAGTGTAAGTCAAATTGACCACGTCTTTCATAATATCTCTTTAAAAGaatgttaagaaagaaatgatataaaGTGAATTATAATCCAATATGATTTATGGAGACAAGATCTTCAAGTAGTAATTGGCTTGTTGTGAAAGTTACTTTATATAGCACCCTCAAAGCATATGACTCCATGAAGCATATATGGAAGAAATTTTCCCTGGTTTCTAGAATCTTTTAACACTTAGAATTTATAGTGTTTATGTTTTAGTACCAATAGTGACTAATCCtacattattatctttattttaaacgACTAATTATTGCACCTTGGTTATTGACTTTCCTGAGGTCATAAAGTGACTACTAACAGTGAAAGGACAAATCAATGACACCAAATAACAAAGAGTACCCAATAAAATTTAGATATCCAACTGT from Halichoerus grypus chromosome 6, mHalGry1.hap1.1, whole genome shotgun sequence harbors:
- the RASSF9 gene encoding ras association domain-containing protein 9 produces the protein MAPFGRNLLKTRHKNRSPTKDMDSEEKEIVVWVCQEEKIVCGLTKRTTSADVIQALLEEHEATFGEKRFLLGKPSDYCIIEKWRGSERVLPPLTRILKLWKAWGDEQPNMQFVLVKADAFLPVPLWRTAEAKLVQNTEKVWELSPANYMKTLPPDKQKRIVRKTFRKLAKIKQDTVSHDRDSMETLVHLIISQDHTIHQQVKRMKELDLEIEKCEAKFHLDRVENDGENYVQDAYLMPSFSEVEQKLDLPSDENQILDDLTESDGIVHLEERLAYYRMLIDKLSAEIEKEVKSVCTEINEDAEGAAASELESSNLENVKCDLEKSMKAGLKIHSHLSGIQKEIKYTDSLLQMKAKEYEFLAKEFSSLHVSNKDGCQLKENRGKECEVPSSSGEVPSLTQRVFNLYTNDTDSDTGISSNHSQDSETTGGDVVLLST